A single region of the Ziziphus jujuba cultivar Dongzao chromosome 10, ASM3175591v1 genome encodes:
- the LOC107410664 gene encoding uncharacterized protein LOC107410664: MASRAILQRKRYLFNSLNQPNGLVRGFFSFEHGQLSQSDDLGTVNWVASQPSATTDCRSESSGGKNALSAFIASGSFNHSFFRTSTLGNGIGRAGVVSPLGVRWTLQSIRYISTASAGQPEFGSSGDRNGQKVSAQKKEPSPEECDQAVEGLSTVKAKAKAKQIQESEKDAKSFMITIWSKLLGIGPALKAVASMSREDWAKKFSHWKDEFKSTMQHYWLGTKLLWADIRISSRLLLKLASGKSLSRREKQQLTRTTADIFRLVPFAVFIIVPFMEFLLPVFLKLFPNMLPSTFQDKMKEEEALKRKLNARIEYAKFLQGTVKEMAKELQNSQSGEMRKTAEDLAEFMKRVRKGIRVSNDEILGFAKLFNDELTLDNISRPRLVNMCKYMGIRPYGTDAYLRYQLRKRLREIKTDDRMIQAEGIESLSERELVMACRDRGLLRPMSVEEMRQELRDWLDLSLNHFVPSSLLILSRAFSVHGKVKPEEAVQATLSSLPDEVVDTVGVTALPSEDSVAERRRKLEFLEMQEELIKEEEEKEEEEQAKLKDSVSRQTDVALEEMTTPTAREAQEQKGKILDKHEQLCELSRALAVLASASSVSREREEFLRLVNKEVELYNSIVEKGGTEGEEQAKIAYKAARKDSDQAAEMAKGDKVSTALIDRVDAMLQKLEKEIDDVDAKIGDRWRLLDRDYDGKVTPEEVASAANYLKDTLGKEGIQELIGNLSKDREGKIRVEDIIKLGFSTEEADAEEARK, translated from the exons ATGGCTTCAAGAGCAATCTTGCAAAGGAAGAGATATCTCTTCAATTCCCTGAATCAACCCAATGGCTTGGTTCGAGGTTTCTTTAGTTTTGAGCACGGACAATTATCCCAGTCTGATGATTTAGGAACTGTGAACTGGGTTGCAAGCCAACCATCTGCAACTACTGATTGTAGAAGTGAATCTTCGGGAGGCAAGAATGCATTGTCAGCTTTTATAGCATCAGGGTCTTTTAACCATAGCTTCTTTAGGACATCAACTTTGGGTAATGGAATTGGAAGGGCAGGCGTTGTTTCACCTCTGGGAGTTAGATGGACCTTGCAATCTATACGTTACATTTCAACAGCCTCAGCTGGTCAACCTGAATTTGGGAGTAGTGGTGATAGAAATGGACAAAAGGTTTCCGCTCAGAAGAAGGAACCTTCACCGGAGGAGTGTGATCAAGCAGTTGAAGGTTTAAGCACCGTAAAAGCTAAAGCAAAAGCTAAGCAGATACAAGAATCCGAAAAAGATGCTAAATCTTTTATGATAACAATATGGTCCAAGCTTTTGGGAATTGGTCCTGCTCTAAAAGCTGTTGCATCCATGAGCAG GGAGGACTGGGCTAAGAAGTTTAGTCATTGGAAGGATGAATTTAAATCTACCATGCAACATTATTGGTTGGGTACAAAACTCCTTTGGGCTGATATTAGGATTAGCTCAAGGTTGCTGTTGAAACTTGCTAGTGGGAAGAGTCTTTCTAGAAGGGAGAAGCAACAACTCACACGCACCACAGCCGATATTTTCAGGCTAGTTCCTTTTGCAGTTTTCATTATAGTTCCATTCATGGAATTTTTGCTGCCGGTGTTCCTGAAATTGTTTCCAAACATGCTACCATCAACCTTCCAGGACAAGATGAAAGAAGAG GAGGCATTGAAAAGAAAGCTAAATGCAAGAATAGAGTATGCAAAGTTTCTTCAGGGCACAGTGAAAGAAATGGCAAAGGAATTACAAAACTCGCAGAGTGGAGAAATGAGGAAGACAGCAGAAGATCTTGCTGAATTTATGAAGAGG GTTAGAAAAGGTATACGGGTTTCTAATGATGAAATTTTAGGCTTTGCCAAGTTATTCAATGATGAACTTACTTTAGATAACATTAGCAG GCCACGGTTAGTAAATATGTGCAAATACATGGGTATCAGACCATATGGAACAGATGCATATTTGCGTTATCAGCTTCGGAAAAGACTGCGGGA GATCAAGACTGATGATAGGATGATTCAAGCAGAGGGTATTGAGTCTCTCTCAGAAAGAGAGCTTGTTATGGCTTGTCGAGATCGAGGCTTACTACGACCAATGTCAGTGGAGGAAATGCGGCAAGAG TTGCGTGATTGGTTGGATTTGTCTCTCAACCACTTTGTTCCATCTTCCCTCTTGATTCTTTCTAG AGCTTTCTCGGTGCATGGGAAAGTTAAGCCAGAGGAAGCAGTTCAAGCtactctctcctctctcccgGACGAGGTTGTGGATACTGTTGGGGTTACTGCTCTTCCATCTGAAGATTCTGTTGCAGAGAGGAGGAGGAAGTTGGAATTCCTAGAAATGCAGGAAGAACTGATCAAG GAggaggaagagaaagaagaagaggagcaGGCCAAGTTGAAGGACTCTGTTAGCAGACAAACAGATGTGGCTTTGGAAGAGATGACTACTCCCACAGCTAGAGAAGCACAGGAACAGAAAGGAAAAATACTGGACAAGCATGAGCAGCTTTGTGAGCTCAGTCGTGCATTGGCTGTTTTAGCTTCAGCATCT TCAGTCAGTCGGGAGCGTGAAGAGTTCCTGAGACTTGTCAACAAGGAG GTAGAGCTGTACAATAGCATTGTGGAAAAGGGTGGAACAGAAGGTGAAGAGCAAGCTAAGATAGCATATAAAGCCGCCAGGAAGGACAGTGATCAAGCTGCTGAGATGGCTAAAGGTGATAAAGTTTCTACAGCACTTATAGACAGG GTTGATGCTATGCTGCAGAAGCTTGAAAAGGAAATTGATGATGTTGATGCCAAAATTGGGGATCGATGGCGGTTGCTTGACAG GGATTATGATGGGAAAGTAACACCTGAAGAGGTTGCATCTGCTGCCAATTACCTCAAGGACACCTTGGGCAAGGAGGGAATTCAAGAACTTATTGGAAACCTTTCCAAAGATAGAG AAGGAAAAATACGCGTGgaagatatcatcaaattaggctTCTCAACAGAAGAGGCTGATGCAGAGGAAGCAAGAAAATAA